Part of the Arachis hypogaea cultivar Tifrunner chromosome 6, arahy.Tifrunner.gnm2.J5K5, whole genome shotgun sequence genome, AACTGCCACTCGCGGCCGTTCCGCCCGTGACCGCCGCTTGCGAGTTCAGATGCGGTGGCTTTGGTGGTGGCCTCCGTATCATCGCCGCTCTTGCCCGAAGATCTGCGTTCGCCACGGTTGCTCCATCAACAAGGGTCGCAAACGTTCTCTGCCTCCCCTTCACGGCAGCGTCGTCCTCCACGCTGCTTGCTATCACCTAGTCGTTCGTCACGTTTTTTCTCGCAGCTGCTCCGCCTACGCCCGCTTCGTCTGTGAACCAGCAACGCAGCTTTGGTGTCGGTTCCCGATCCAATAGATCCTCGTCCTCCACCTTCCCCTTCGCGACGGCGCCGCCCTCGGAGCCGCTTCTGGCCGTGAGTTGCCAATCGCCGTTGCCCCGAGTGGTACCATCAGCATCATCACTGTCAAACGCCATCGCGGTAGATAATTTTATATGTGCCTCTGAATTTTCTACTTGTTGAATTGCGTGTGTCGTAATATCATAAATTGGAATTGATGATGCTGGAACTGGACCTTGAAATTTTGATTGGATTTCTAGATCTGAGATTTGAAATTCTGCTTGCTCTGTAGATTCTGTTGAGTCTTCTTGTTGTTGCTGTGGCTGAACATGAAAATCAAAAGTAGTTGTTGTTGAGCAGTTTGTTGTTGAAATCCCTGATGAACCTGAACCTTGATTTGCAAAttgtttttcataaaattttgccAAAGATAAAGCACCGAAAAGAGATTTTGGATTTTCAGCGAAAACTTCTCTGTGAATCTGGATCTGTAGCCCATTGATGAAGCAATGCATCAAAATTTCATGATCACGCATATGAACACGATTTGCATAAGCTGTGAATTTGTCGTAATACTCACTCACAGTGGTAGTTTGGATGATGTTTGAGTCCGTCAAATCATTCCAAAAATTAGATAGAACGGTCAATGAAAGCACCATTGTAAGGAGGAAAGAAATTAGAACAGGAAAGAATTAATGGATCAGAGAGAAATTAGGAAGAATCATGAGGGAGAGAGATAATTCCATGAAGGGAATTCCAGAAATAGAACTATATTCATTACTCAATTCATCCTTTCCATTACATTTCTACTTTTTCTATTTACAGTAATTCAAATACTAATAAAACTATTCTAATTGGGCCTTGGCCTATATTTTACTCATTACACTTTCTCTCTCGTATCGAAACCCAGAGCCCAGAAAACCCCGGCGGCGGCAAGGCGAAGGCGTCTCCCTCTTTCACAGCCCTCCCTCTCGTCCCTGGCTCTCTCTCCCTCACGTCTCTCTCTCCCTCACAGCTGCCAAGGCGGCAAGGCGCGCTCGTCTCTCCTCTCTCAGGTCTGTGGCGGACAGCGGTGAGGTGCTCCTGTTCTCTGCCGAAAAGGTCCTTGTCTGGTAAgctatttgtttatttttcttaatttttcttttatttttctgtttgtgAGAGGGATGATTGATACTTTGATGATTCTGTTCTCTGTTTGGGGGAGAGACATTTGATGattctcttattattatttgattgtaTGTTATTGATTTACTGATTAATCTTATTGATTACTGATTTAAGTGATTATTGATttagatattatattattaattctaGCGATagttaatgaatgttaaataaggaAGTTTGGGTTGTTTGAGTTGATATTTTATTGTCTCAGCAAGCTGTACATCACTAAAGAAATTGGTCTCAAATCTTGTTTTGGCAAgcaattaattttgttaatttttaaatgcAAGACAAACAACAAGCTACAATAGCATAGGCCAAGTTATGATGTGCTAGAACCAAAATGctatgaaaaataaagaattgcAACAAAAGTACAATAATACGTAGGAGTTCTAATTAGAAAAGtgaggagaaaaaaataaatatgaatttaacatctCATTTTTGAAGTTTAAACATTTCTGAAATTTAAACTAACAAGTTTCACAAAAGGCATCATGAGCTAAACTCCCTTCCCTTAGTCATCCTTCTTAAAAACATTCTTTTCTAGTGGACTCGCAGAAGGTGCTGACTTAATAGATATACAGAAATGTAACTTCATCTGTGATGATCCTAAGCCTTTTGTAGATCCTCATTCATTAAAAACTAGAGTGCTCTCCCACGTGATAACACAAAAACTCTTCAAATAAAGTCAAATATCTGCACGTTAGCACTCAGCAGAAGATGTGAAGGAAGCATATTCCTTTGCATTACCAGTGATGAGTTATAAAAATCAAGAGAACAAAACTCAAGCTTCTTGGACTAAGAAAGGTGACTTTGCCGCCTCAACATTATCATTGGCTTTGGAAGCAATGAAAAACTGTGGTTAACTTGCTACACAACCTCAGGTCAAATCCAGTAAAAGCTCCATCATGAAAATAGTGTAGAAATCTCCTCTTCTATTCACCTGCTATTATATCCTCTTCTTGCTTTATCCTTGTTGGGTTTATTGATAGTATGGTGCTCTAGGAGAAAATTACAATATTATCTAATTTGGTGGACATGAATCATACCATACAAGCAAAGATGAAACCATATTGTGCAATTGTGTGTTGACATCAAAATTGTATCATGTTTTGAGGTATTGTCTGTCAAACATTTGATGCACCACAAAGACCACCACTTTGCGTGATAGAGTTAGAGACAATGATTTTACTTGAACCATCAGTATCTTCATTCATGATAATCAATTTCAACTATATTGACTCCAGCTTCCTTTAACATATTTCCTCCCTTAGTTTAAATTGTAGCAGCATTAGGTTGCTTCATTTCTTGCATTCTTATTAGATCTGAGATTCTTCCAGCAGCAACATAAATGCCAGAAACCAGGAGTGAATCTATAGGATGCTCTGTATAAATGTTGCTTAGCACATCTTTCACACAttctcctctcttttcttattggaaCTCTTATTTGTTATTGtacttttgttgtaatttttatttttcataacattttGGTTCTGGCACATAACCTTGTCTATCCTATTGTAGCTTGTTTGTCTTGcatttaaaaattaacaagattAATTGCTTGCCAATACAAGATTTGAGACAAAtttcttaggtagcgtttgttttcaaAGACAGGACACAGAGACATAGACAGTACATGTTTAAAATGTGTTTGAAAGCAGAGACATGGACACAGAACACATTGTCTCCGAGACAATTTTTTAGATTTGTGTGTCCACTCttttacgaaggacaatgatggacacgggatttggaagagtggattccgattttttttataaattttgtttccctttttatccatagatatttttattattccactattatcccttcttattttttctataattagtcttgaaacttttgaaaaataaatattattaaaagtaaaattgatcttttaaaatgctaaaaaatactttataaaatataattgattttatataatttaaagaaaaatcagtctttagattaaaaaaaattggttttctaaataaaaatagatttttatgtgcaaaaactaatttttttttcatgtaaaaacggattcttttttaaaactaattttttatttaaaattaatttggcatattaacctaaacaaaattttttattaatcaaactcaaatctatttttttattaatcttaaccatatgtatttctacatattaataataaatttaaaaataaaataaatatatttatattttttattttaatataaatactattatatattttttattaaaatttttggtctCTTCAAACGTTTTTTTCAAGTTTCGTCTGTACTCTTACATACTCTCATTTTCTattaaattagtttgtacttgatgtagaaaatttggaatcatatggttattttagtcatttcatataatattttattcttgtccatgtgtatccaaacataatactgaacattacattagtgtcttgtacatcgtatccaaacacaatacacaaacaataatttttagtgtctccgtTCTATTGTCTCTGTCCCAGTGTCATGTTCTGTCCTGTCTCTGAAAACAAACACAGCCTTAGGGATGTATAGCTTGCcatattatttttcaatgatgTTTGGAAGACAATAAAAGATAAGCccaaacttgtcttatttagcattcataaaTAAGGTAAGTTTGGGTTGTCTTTTTATCATCTCCCTAGCATTACTGTTTTGATCTACTTATAAGTAGTAAAGTTTATGGATGAATTAAAAAATTCGAATGAatgaaaatttaataaataattaaatttgattgtgtGTTGCACTAGAAAAGTTGAGAGCAACCAAGACCCACAAGGGCTACTAGAATTGTAGGCTGAACGTTTTGGTTCTTCCGGATTCACCCAACTCCTTCCCTCATTATTGGGTTGATTTGGTGAGCAACTTCATTTATTGATTGTGGCTAATGAAAGAGGGTGTTCCAGCATTGCATTTGCATCACAAGGTAGCTCTTCTCTTGGAATCATCATGCAAAACCCAATCCCACATTTCTCAAATTCACGCCTTTATGCTCAAAACCGCACTCATCAACCTTCCCTTCCCGCTCAGCAAGCTCCTCGCAGCATCAATCTCACACGTCCACTACGCTGCCTCCATTTTCAATTCTGCTCCAAACCCCAATCTTTTCATGTTCAACACTATGCTTAGAGGATATTCCATCAGCAACTCCCCTGCCAAGGCCTTGCCCCTTTTCAACCAACTTAGGAACTGCCCAATTCTCATTGACCGCTTCTCTTTCATCACTGTCATCAAGGCTTGTACTAGGCTTTCCAACCTTGTCTTTGGGCGAGGCCTTCATGGCCTTGCACTCAGGTCTGGAACTCTGCTTTTTCTTGATTTCAGGAATACCCTTTTGCATTTCTACTGTGTTTCCAGGAGACTTGGAGATGCTCACAACCTGTTTGATGAATTTCCCCGACGAAATGACTTGGTCTCATGGAACACTTTGATGGCTGGCCACCTTCTTGCTTCTAAGCCTGAGCTGACCTTTCATTTGTTTCGGAAGATGCGTTGTTGCGGGGTTGAAGCGAGTGTTGCAACTGCATTGAGTCTTTTGTCGGCAGCTACTGATATGCGGAGTTTTCTTGGAGGGAAGTGTCTTCATGGTTACTATATCCGACTTGGACTTAGTTCTAATTTGAATGTTCTTACTGCATTGATTGATCTCTATGCAAGAATGGGTCGTATCTTTTTGGCACATCGAGTTTTTGATGGTGTTGCTCAAAAGGACGTTATCCTGTGGAACTGCTTGATTGGCAAGTATGCAAGAAATGGGCTGCTTGGAGAAGCAGTAAAATTGCTGCAGCAAATGAGTCTTGAAGGGTGTAAACCTAATTCTTCTACTTTAGTTGGGTTGCTTTCGGGTTGCCCTGCTTCCGGATCTATGCAAGTAGTACGATACGTTACTAATTTTATGGTAGAGGAGAAACTAGAGCTGGATGCAGTTCTTGGAACAGCACTTGTTAATGCATATGCCAAATGTGGCTTTCTAGACGAGGCTACGGACATATTTGAGAGGATGAAGGGTAAAGATATGAAAGCATGGACAGCCATGATTTCAGGTCATGGAATTCACGGCCAGCCGACTAATGCTGTTAATCTTTTCAACAGGATGGAGAATGAAGGGTTTAGACCAAATGAGGTTACATTCTTGGCAGTTCTCAGTGCTTGTAGCCATGGAGGGCTTGTAATTGAGGGGATGGAAATTTTTAAGAGCATGGTTTGCAAATATGGCTTTTCACCACAAGTTGAACATTATGGATCTCTCATTGATCTTCTAGGTCGAGCAGGGATGCTACATGAAGCGCACAAACTAATTGAAAGTTTGCCTATTAAGGGCGATGCAACTGCATGGCGTACATTGCTTTCTGCTTGCCGAGTCTATGGTGATGTTAAATTGGGGAATGTGTGAAAGATGTGCTAAGCAGCATTTATACAGAGCATCCTACAGATTCACTCCTGATTTCTGGCATTTACGTTGCTGCTGGAAGAATCTCAGATCTAATAAGATTGCAAGAAATGAAGCAAACTAATGCTGTTACAGTTGAAACTGATGGAGGAAATATGTTGAAGGAAGCTGGAGTCAGTATAGTTGAAATTGATAATCAGGGATGAGGATATTGATGGTTCAAGTAAAATCATTGTCTCTAACTCTATCACGCATAGTGGTGGTCTCAATACCTCGGGACATGATACAATTTTGATGTCAACATTCAATTGCGCAATATGGCATCTCTGCATGTATGGCATGATTCATGTCCACCAAATTAGATAATATTGTGATTTGCTCCTAGAGCACCATACCGTCAATAAACCCAACAAGGGTAAAGCAAGAAGAGGATGTAATAGCAGGTGAATGGAGGAGGATATTCCTACACTATTTAATTCTGCAATGACTTGTGACTTTATTAACATAGAAATGATCTCTCCAATATGTTTAGTTTGCATTTCAATCTTTCACAATTTAATTGGGAATTCTATATCATTTGGGGttacttctaatatttttcttgttCATACTTCACATTCTCAAAGTTAATCAGCTGCTATTTTGGATTGGTAAATTGCTTCTGGTCTTAATCTTCCgttaccaatcattctttcaagcATTTCATTAGTGCGTGAGTATATTATTTTTCTACCACTAGTGGTTACCCTAATGATGACAAGTTATGATAGTATTGTATATTTATATGGCAATATAACATGCTGGCtcttattatatctatttatattGCTTGCTGAAAATTGAATTTACCATAATTTGATACTCACCAGTAATCTAGGTAACAGGGCAATCATGTTCTGCAGAAGTCAAATTTATACTAGAATTGCATCCTTTGAAGCATTAtgaatcccccccccccccccccacaaaaacttttttttatttttgttattgttatCATGAAATAAAAGACAGCACTGTTTGTTTGGAAACACTAATTGCATTTGCATGTTAAAGGAGTTTAAAATCGAGGTTTAATCAAATAGTATTTACTTTTTGCATATTGAAGATTGATTGCTAAACTGCTATATAATGAAGTTGCACTAACATCACAAATATTGGCAGAGAATGTATGAGTTGAGACTGCCAATAAATTTGTTTAAATGAAATTCAGTCTTTTGCTCTTATTAATTATGTTTCTTTCCTATATATTGACGTGTACGAAAATGCATGCTTACtccattttaattataaatatactcATCTTAGTGCTTTAGTCTTGTCAAAAACCAATAGATGAAACTGAATTTTATTGactttactttctttttctctaacTCCAACCATTTACTATAGTAAGTTTCGAACTTTTGATGCAAATAAGTATTTTTAGTTCATCTCGACATGTTGCTTCCTTATTTTGCTTCATTGGCAGGGATTCTTATATggtcttcttattattattaaatctCAAAAATGCATAATAATGCAAACTTGCACAGCTTCACTGGGAACATCATCTTCCGGTGGTATTGCTTCATCTGATGATGCCTCTGAGAGGATCAAATCAGGCTTCATTCACTTCAAGAAAGAGAAATGAGTTAGTAACTTACCGCTGTTTCTTTATTCAAATTCTTTCCTTTCATTTCTTATACCTTAAGCTTtctcattttctcaatttttccATAGCGAGAACCTTGCTTTGTATGTAAACTTGCCAAAGGACAATCCCCCAAgatacttttatttctttttttaataatttcatttttttctcttaattaatttttttctatttttgattttttgctaatgacgattttgatttttgaattttattgttttttaaagACAAGCTGAGGCGGATGCTAAGAGGATTGGTGTTGGTGTTACTAGCAAGGCACAGCATCTTTGATGCTTTGTCCAAAACGTAAGTTGCATTAGATGTTATTGAATTTCGGTCAGCTCTTTTTGGATCACATTGTAGCTTGGATTTTGAACCATTTTTGCATTTTATACTGTTATTTTATCACTGAAAAATAAGTTCCATTTCTTGGTTTGGTAGTTTATTAGTACTATCGCAGGATTCTAATGTTTAGTTTTCTATCAGGATTTTCAATCCTTCCTAGGTTTTTTTTTCCTGCATGACATGATTTTTGGGTGGAAAATGTGTTAATTGAATGCTGAAACTTTGCTACATACTGTCGTAGTCTTGTAGACGCTAGAATTATGCTTCATGTGGTTTTGGCCATGGCCCCATGCCAAGTTGATACTTTGTTGCTAGTTGGTTCTTCCACACTTTAATGGCACATCACGTGTTTATAGGCAATACATTAGACCTTTCTATATGAACCCACAACTTTCGCACCTGCCGCAGATGCCACGAACTTCTCACATGTGGTATGTTCCAAGAAAGAACATATTCAGCAAGTAAGACGATGTTTTGACTGTGGCTGAGAGATACATGGAAGAGCATGGACAGAAGCCTTTGAAAGACTCATAAGCAGGGTAACAAAAATTTGCTATGTTGTGCACACTACATGATTCACAACTTTCTCACCCTTTAGCTTAGGTAatgcaaaatttataaaatttttatatttagcaTTAGTCAGAAAAAGGATTCAATCTTAAAGAAATAATACGCACATTGAAAAATTATAATCATAAGAGAAGATGGCTAAATAATACTGATATTACTTTATTCTAGAGTATATTATATTTACGTCATTGATTTTTCTAATGATATACAGATTTAGCACTATCTCTGTCAAAACTCAATGACTTCACAGGGAGGAAGACGCTTTACAGTGATCAAATAATGTACTATATGTTATTTGTAATATTGCATATGGAGGTTGATTGTCGTATTCAGTTTTGGTTATTCAAGCATTTTGGAACAATAGGCCACTAGAAATTATTGTAGTTAACGTATCATGTGCTAGAATACTTGGCTTAGTTGGCTGACttgattgtttatttaattattaaatatattctaattttagttttatttcaatttttcattGTGAAATTGGATG contains:
- the LOC112696888 gene encoding pentatricopeptide repeat-containing protein At1g26900, mitochondrial, producing the protein MKEGVPALHLHHKVALLLESSCKTQSHISQIHAFMLKTALINLPFPLSKLLAASISHVHYAASIFNSAPNPNLFMFNTMLRGYSISNSPAKALPLFNQLRNCPILIDRFSFITVIKACTRLSNLVFGRGLHGLALRSGTLLFLDFRNTLLHFYCVSRRLGDAHNLFDEFPRRNDLVSWNTLMAGHLLASKPELTFHLFRKMRCCGVEASVATALSLLSAATDMRSFLGGKCLHGYYIRLGLSSNLNVLTALIDLYARMGRIFLAHRVFDGVAQKDVILWNCLIGKYARNGLLGEAVKLLQQMSLEGCKPNSSTLVGLLSGCPASGSMQVVRYVTNFMVEEKLELDAVLGTALVNAYAKCGFLDEATDIFERMKGKDMKAWTAMISGHGIHGQPTNAVNLFNRMENEGFRPNEVTFLAVLSACSHGGLVIEGMEIFKSMVCKYGFSPQVEHYGSLIDLLGRAGMLHEAHKLIESLPIKGDATAWRTLLSACRVYGDVKLGNV